A single window of Vigna radiata var. radiata cultivar VC1973A chromosome 4, Vradiata_ver6, whole genome shotgun sequence DNA harbors:
- the LOC106759524 gene encoding probable pectate lyase 8 — MVPLSRRLFTLTVLLAVLFSAASNAVNESEITKHKATESRDVVEEEKLRGQNLKNSSMAERLEDGLNEHAIDNPEEIASMVDESIRNSTARRNLNFFSCGTGNPIDDCWRCDKRWYLRRKKLANCGIGFGRNAIGGRDGRYYVVTNPNDDDPVNPKPGTLRHAVIQDRPLWIVFKRDMVITLKQELIMNSFKTIDGRGVNVHIAYGACITIQFITNVIIHGVHIHDCKPTGNAMVRSSPSHYGWRTLADGDGISIFGSSHIWIDHNSLSSCSDGLVDAIMGSTAITISNNYFTHHNEVMLLGHSDSYVRDKQMQVTIAYNHFGEGLIQRMPRCRHGYFHVVNNDYTHWEMYAIGGSADPTINSQGNRYLAPVNPFAKEVTKRVDTGASVWKSWNWRSEGDLLLNGAYFTSSGAGAAASYARASSLGAKSSSLVGTLTSGAGVLNCRRGNMC; from the exons ATGGTGCCATTGTCTCGCAGACTCTTCACTCTCACCGTTCTGCTTGCGGTGTTGTTTTCTGCTGCCTCCAACGCAGTCAATGAAAGTGAGATCACCAAACACAAGGCCACAGAATCAAG GGATGTGGTTGAGGAAGAGAAGTTGCGTGGTCAGAACTTGAAGAATTCGTCCATGGCAGAAAG GTTGGAGGATGGTTTGAATGAACATGCAATTGATAATCCAGAGGAGATCGCTTCTATGGTTGATGA GAGCATCCGCAATTCGACGGCTCGAAGGAATCTGAATTTCTTCTCATGCGGGACGGGGAACCCAATCGATGACTGCTGGCGGTGCGACAAGCGGTGGTACCTCCGGCGAAAGAAGCTCGCCAACTGCGGCATCGGCTTCGGCCGCAACGCGATCGGTGGGCGCGACGGCCGCTACTACGTGGTGACGAACCCGAACGACGACGACCCCGTGAACCCGAAACCGGGAACGCTCCGGCACGCCGTGATTCAGGACCGACCCCTGTGGATCGTGTTCAAGAGGGACATGGTGATCACGCTGAAGCAGGAGCTGATAATGAACAGCTTCAAGACCATCGACGGGCGCGGCGTCAACGTCCACATCGCCTACGGCGCGTGCATAACCATCCAGTTCATCACCAACGTCATCATCCACGGCGTCCACATTCACGACTGCAAGCCAACGGGCAACGCCATGGTTCGCAGCTCCCCCTCCCACTACGGATGGAGAACGCTCGCTGACGGGGATGGCATCTCCATCTTTGGTTCAAGCCACATTTGGATCGACCATAACTCCCTCTCCAGTTGCTCTGATGGACTCGTCGACGCCATTATGGGCTCCACTGCCATTACCATCTCCAACAACTACTTCACCCACCACAACGAG GTCATGCTTCTGGGTCACAGTGACTCTTATGTCCGCGACAAGCAGATGCAAGTGACCATTGCTTACAACCATTTTGGGGAGGGACTTATCCAAAGAATGCCCAG GTGCAGACACGGGTATTTCCACGTGGTTAACAATGATTATACCCACTGGGAAATGTATGCAATTGGTGGCAGTGCTGATCCCACAATTAACAGCCAAGGCAACAGATACCTTGCTCCTGTGAACCCTTTTGCCAAAGAG GTAACAAAGAGAGTAGACACGGGTGCATCCGTATGGAAAAGTTGGAATTGGAGGTCTGAAGGAGACCTTTTGCTGAATGGAGCCTATTTCACCTCTTCGGGAGCAGGAGCTGCAGCGAGCTATGCTAGAGCTTCAAGTTTGGGGGCGAAGTCATCTTCTTTGGTTGGTACCCTTACCTCTGGAGCTGGTGTTCTAAACTGTCGCAGGGGTAACATGTGTTAA